A stretch of the Filimonas lacunae genome encodes the following:
- a CDS encoding RagB/SusD family nutrient uptake outer membrane protein, translated as MKSKYIQYIALVLLLATGATSCNKFLEEPVDNRTLIQTLPDMEKVLNSNLPYSDHHFTDLMTDDYVFRDLSGHIVASATDALLPIFEFACNRENISSNQYLSSGFNPVTAFRRYYYCMVNSLLVIDRAKAYPSRNAQDEARVKVILGRAKAIRAYCNYMLVSLFAKQYNASTAATDVAVPFIEKYNGEAIVPYATTTVAKLYDVIEDDLLQAYSLLQEEDVDGDPFSFGVDAVLALLSRVYLNKKDWDNCIKYSNMLIDRRPSVLNVRKLRTENTDYAAYSGLYFDPANKSDILMGSNTYQLIAYFFHGFYPYPALQLMQANSADPTNNYIIQTSPLFRDYVPQKFGKFFNSSTRNFNLPLLTADEVYFNRAEASIEKNNGMNSVAIADLSLLIDNQTFTTAEGNNKKSQLAGLTTRKPAIDMLLLIKRIRFSSEGMRWFDIRRHNIAVSHLGRSGTYTVSKAEDYVIKLPLEEITRNMGLN; from the coding sequence ATGAAAAGTAAATACATACAATATATCGCGCTTGTGCTACTGCTGGCAACAGGTGCTACTTCCTGTAACAAATTCCTGGAAGAACCGGTAGATAACCGTACACTGATACAAACATTGCCGGATATGGAAAAGGTGTTGAACTCCAACCTGCCTTATTCCGATCATCATTTTACCGATCTGATGACAGATGATTATGTCTTCCGCGACTTGTCGGGCCATATAGTAGCATCGGCTACCGATGCCTTACTGCCTATTTTTGAGTTTGCCTGTAACCGGGAGAATATTTCGTCTAACCAGTATCTGTCATCCGGTTTTAACCCGGTAACGGCATTCAGAAGGTATTACTATTGCATGGTTAATTCATTGCTGGTAATAGACAGGGCCAAAGCCTACCCTAGCAGGAATGCACAGGATGAAGCGCGTGTTAAAGTGATACTGGGCAGGGCAAAAGCGATACGTGCTTATTGTAATTATATGCTGGTGAGCTTATTTGCTAAACAGTATAATGCTTCTACTGCTGCAACAGATGTGGCGGTGCCTTTTATAGAAAAGTACAACGGGGAAGCTATAGTGCCCTATGCCACTACCACTGTTGCTAAACTATATGATGTAATAGAAGACGACCTGTTGCAGGCTTACAGTCTGTTACAGGAGGAGGATGTAGATGGTGATCCTTTCTCATTTGGTGTAGATGCGGTGCTGGCTTTGTTAAGCAGGGTATACCTGAACAAGAAAGATTGGGACAACTGTATTAAATACTCTAATATGCTTATTGACCGCAGACCATCTGTGCTGAACGTAAGAAAATTACGTACAGAAAATACAGACTATGCGGCTTATTCCGGCTTATATTTTGATCCGGCTAACAAATCGGATATTTTAATGGGTAGCAACACTTACCAGTTAATTGCCTATTTCTTTCATGGCTTTTATCCTTACCCTGCGTTGCAGTTAATGCAGGCTAACAGTGCCGATCCCACTAATAACTATATCATTCAAACCAGTCCTTTGTTCCGGGATTATGTACCTCAGAAGTTTGGTAAGTTCTTCAACAGTTCTACCCGCAACTTCAACCTGCCTTTGTTAACAGCGGATGAAGTGTACTTTAACAGGGCAGAGGCTTCTATTGAAAAGAACAATGGTATGAACAGCGTTGCTATTGCCGACCTGAGCTTGCTGATAGATAATCAAACATTTACCACTGCCGAGGGGAATAATAAGAAAAGCCAGCTGGCAGGCCTTACTACCCGCAAACCAGCTATTGATATGTTGTTGCTGATTAAGCGCATTCGCTTTAGCAGTGAGGGCATGCGTTGGTTTGATATACGCAGGCATAACATTGCCGTATCGCACCTGGGTCGCTCAGGCACTTATACCGTAAGTAAGGCAGAGGACTATGTGATTAAGCTGCCGCTGGAAGAAATAACCCGTAACATGGGATTAAATTAA
- a CDS encoding putative zinc-binding metallopeptidase — protein MNYKYCLLSLLLLTASVGCRKTEAKLSAEVEPAPTFDESTELGRKRKEMFDKYGVLFEYEWNRYAFAPNVVADPAKEEDVLPYIELVDELFFKAMDTVSGPGITSVKETPVTIMLIGSGINYGGSESFGESTAGQAGNIQPNRLTLGGLSSFGQVLRAKGADADADYFTAIYDQAPSSFPADAGLVGFVYHEYTHYLDSKHQIPDGFEVPARKEYLRGSDQYKSVSLTQAIAKGFFIPYGMQNEHEDFATYVQTIIWKSQSVLNSVYLTNPATIEKYRLVTKYFDKLKIPIDKLKAYLNQQSVKDRLLLLKRKYE, from the coding sequence ATGAACTATAAATACTGCCTGTTATCCCTGCTGCTGCTTACAGCCAGCGTAGGATGCCGGAAAACAGAAGCAAAACTATCAGCAGAGGTAGAGCCTGCACCCACTTTTGACGAAAGCACAGAACTTGGCCGCAAGCGTAAAGAAATGTTTGATAAATACGGTGTATTGTTTGAATATGAATGGAACCGTTATGCATTTGCCCCTAACGTAGTGGCCGACCCTGCTAAAGAGGAAGATGTATTGCCTTATATAGAGCTGGTAGATGAATTGTTTTTTAAAGCGATGGATACCGTTTCCGGTCCTGGCATTACCAGTGTAAAAGAAACGCCGGTAACCATCATGTTAATAGGTAGTGGTATTAACTACGGAGGTAGTGAAAGTTTTGGCGAAAGCACGGCAGGCCAGGCAGGTAACATTCAGCCTAACCGTTTAACCCTGGGAGGACTTAGTTCTTTTGGCCAGGTATTGCGTGCCAAAGGAGCAGATGCGGATGCGGATTACTTCACTGCTATTTACGATCAGGCACCCAGCAGTTTTCCTGCCGATGCAGGTTTGGTAGGGTTTGTGTATCACGAATACACCCATTACCTGGATAGCAAACACCAGATACCGGATGGTTTTGAAGTGCCTGCCCGCAAAGAATATCTGAGAGGTAGTGATCAGTATAAGTCAGTATCACTGACACAAGCTATAGCCAAAGGCTTCTTTATCCCTTATGGTATGCAAAATGAGCATGAAGACTTTGCCACCTACGTGCAAACGATCATATGGAAATCGCAGAGTGTGTTAAACAGTGTGTACCTGACCAACCCGGCTACCATTGAAAAGTACAGGCTGGTAACAAAGTATTTTGACAAGCTGAAAATACCTATCGATAAGTTAAAGGCCTACCTGAACCAGCAATCGGTAAAAGACAGGTTGCTATTGCTGAAAAGAAAATACGAATAA
- a CDS encoding ATP-grasp domain-containing protein, producing MTTYNHIQWVVQRNLTSHEDYSHLHNSCVALGIPFIGLDIIPFTHALPDFDKQKRSVIYGSTTFNRLAYEDQQLKPGLFFDEASFSIQNYLYHWGSHMLNHSATVTTFRELFLNANWPGDKQLFIRPDDDSKSFSGGVKRFDELTTWYQQLTQTEDTGLTPDTKIVVAQPWNIACEWRLWMVNKKMVAASQYRRYFKLSKQEGCPPEVQAFAEARALEYTPHDIFVMDICQCGDGYYIVECGSMNGAGFYHARIHDIVRNVSDYFAAQEA from the coding sequence ATGACAACATATAACCACATTCAATGGGTGGTACAGCGCAATCTCACCAGCCACGAAGACTATTCACACCTGCACAATAGTTGTGTTGCCCTGGGTATTCCTTTTATCGGGCTGGACATTATTCCTTTCACCCACGCCCTACCCGATTTTGATAAGCAAAAAAGGTCTGTTATATATGGCTCAACCACCTTCAACAGGCTGGCTTATGAAGACCAACAGTTGAAACCCGGATTATTTTTTGATGAAGCATCCTTTTCCATTCAAAACTACCTGTATCACTGGGGAAGCCATATGCTTAATCACAGCGCCACCGTTACCACGTTTCGTGAACTATTCCTCAATGCTAACTGGCCTGGCGACAAGCAATTGTTTATACGTCCGGATGATGACAGTAAATCATTTTCTGGTGGTGTAAAACGTTTTGATGAACTCACCACCTGGTACCAGCAGTTAACACAGACCGAAGATACCGGGCTAACACCCGATACTAAGATTGTAGTAGCCCAACCCTGGAATATCGCCTGTGAATGGCGGTTATGGATGGTTAATAAAAAGATGGTAGCCGCATCGCAATACCGCCGGTATTTTAAACTCAGTAAGCAGGAAGGCTGCCCACCCGAAGTGCAGGCATTTGCCGAAGCCAGAGCCCTGGAATACACCCCGCACGATATATTTGTAATGGACATATGCCAGTGCGGTGATGGCTATTATATTGTAGAATGCGGCAGCATGAACGGCGCTGGATTTTACCATGCCCGCATACATGATATTGTAAGGAATGTATCGGACTATTTTGCGGCACAAGAGGCATAA
- a CDS encoding DUF4859 domain-containing protein: MKMRIYTAGSFRFWMGVLVVMLSLASCKKDSYRTDGGLASANTSLSTYDYLAANAYHYFDTLLLIVDHFGLKDSVNKAGSFFAPTDYAIQRVMSANNIVTLEDLYAKINSKFLTQYMFADASLTLDNATTTVQTHENWAGTEVGISKLASSYYVATTTFTYYTLQYVKINGVLDGSPDAPANDETDAILKCQTTGIKTATGTNLNVLVNNAALNLIGDKLPTELDLLYNVNVTQSSTDYTLSPVQLESDKIAGFFGVDAATIGDMINAGNADWKYYALEPNGNLNSGYTANAPGFWFDKNGYVANWGDDAYLFAEFTPGTFIVNVGQYPDHAKVGDTYTLKQVIAYTKSNGTVLSVIITIHVTLV; this comes from the coding sequence ATGAAAATGAGAATATATACAGCAGGCAGCTTTCGTTTCTGGATGGGAGTATTGGTAGTAATGCTAAGCCTGGCTTCATGCAAAAAGGACAGTTACCGCACAGATGGCGGACTGGCTTCGGCCAATACTTCGCTAAGCACCTACGATTACCTGGCAGCGAATGCGTATCACTATTTTGACACCCTGCTGCTAATTGTAGATCATTTTGGGCTGAAGGATTCTGTGAATAAGGCAGGTTCTTTTTTCGCACCTACTGATTATGCCATACAACGGGTTATGAGCGCGAATAACATTGTTACGTTAGAAGATTTATATGCAAAGATCAATTCCAAATTTTTAACGCAGTACATGTTTGCGGATGCTTCGCTTACATTGGATAATGCTACTACCACGGTACAAACGCACGAAAACTGGGCAGGTACTGAAGTGGGCATTTCCAAGCTGGCATCTTCGTACTATGTGGCTACCACCACCTTTACTTATTACACCTTGCAGTATGTTAAAATAAACGGTGTATTAGATGGTAGTCCCGATGCTCCTGCCAATGACGAAACCGATGCTATACTCAAATGCCAGACCACGGGCATTAAAACAGCCACGGGTACCAATTTGAATGTGCTGGTGAATAACGCAGCGTTAAACCTGATAGGTGACAAATTGCCTACCGAACTGGATTTGTTGTACAATGTAAACGTGACGCAGAGCAGTACTGATTATACCTTATCGCCGGTGCAACTGGAATCGGATAAAATAGCCGGTTTCTTTGGCGTAGATGCCGCTACTATTGGAGATATGATCAATGCCGGAAATGCCGACTGGAAATATTATGCGTTAGAGCCTAATGGTAATTTAAACAGCGGTTATACTGCCAATGCTCCTGGCTTTTGGTTTGATAAAAATGGCTATGTGGCTAACTGGGGCGATGACGCTTATCTTTTTGCAGAATTTACACCGGGTACTTTTATCGTGAATGTGGGGCAATATCCCGATCACGCTAAAGTGGGCGACACCTATACGTTGAAGCAGGTGATTGCCTATACCAAGTCTAACGGAACTGTATTATCGGTGATTATCACCATTCATGTAACACTTGTATAG
- a CDS encoding family 43 glycosylhydrolase yields MAKRIAPLTLVLLLFMQPAFAQAPGKYNAIYSGTPWLDDKGNAVSAHGANIIKEKNRYYLFGERHSDTSNAFVGFNCYSSPDLINWTFESIALPQQPSGKLGPNRVGERAKVMKCPATGEFIMYMHVDTIGYKDQFVGYATAKRITGPYLFKGPLLFNGKPIKKWDMGTFQDKDGTGYVLLHGGDIYKLSNDFTSVTEQVNKAMERGFESPAIFRKDSLYYFLGSHLTGWERNDNYYFTSRSLSGPWTQRGTFAPAGTLTWNSQTTFVLPIESEQDTLYMFMGDRWSYPKQASAATYVWQPFTVQGDSLFLPQYLPAWKPGASNSAVTALPITGETIQAADQKIAYTGEWKQDTLAVRSAAIKGNTFTTTFTGTRILLYSLARPDGGYAGITLRNSKDKQILHATVDMYSQYPTSTLSFASPSLPRGTYTLQVTVLGENWYWTDKRNGRTGSKGYNISVEKIIVE; encoded by the coding sequence TTGGCAAAACGAATTGCGCCGCTTACGCTTGTCTTATTATTGTTTATGCAACCTGCCTTTGCACAAGCTCCCGGAAAATACAATGCTATCTATTCAGGCACGCCATGGCTGGATGACAAGGGCAATGCCGTAAGCGCCCACGGTGCTAATATTATTAAAGAAAAGAACAGGTATTACCTGTTTGGCGAACGGCACAGTGATACCAGTAATGCCTTTGTGGGTTTTAACTGCTATTCTTCCCCCGACCTTATTAACTGGACCTTTGAATCCATAGCCCTGCCACAGCAACCATCCGGCAAATTAGGCCCTAACAGGGTGGGCGAACGTGCTAAAGTAATGAAGTGCCCCGCTACTGGCGAATTTATCATGTATATGCACGTAGATACCATCGGCTATAAAGATCAGTTTGTAGGCTATGCCACGGCCAAACGCATTACCGGCCCCTATCTATTTAAAGGCCCCCTGCTGTTCAACGGCAAGCCCATCAAAAAATGGGATATGGGCACCTTTCAGGATAAAGATGGCACTGGATATGTGTTGCTGCATGGCGGCGACATTTATAAACTGAGTAACGATTTCACCTCGGTTACCGAACAGGTAAATAAAGCCATGGAACGCGGCTTTGAATCGCCCGCTATATTCCGCAAAGACAGCCTGTACTATTTCCTGGGCTCGCACCTCACCGGCTGGGAACGTAACGATAATTACTATTTCACCTCCCGTTCACTCAGCGGTCCCTGGACACAGCGAGGAACTTTTGCACCTGCCGGCACCCTTACCTGGAATTCGCAAACCACTTTTGTGCTACCCATTGAAAGTGAGCAAGATACCCTGTATATGTTTATGGGCGATCGCTGGTCGTATCCCAAACAAGCTTCTGCCGCCACTTATGTATGGCAGCCCTTTACCGTACAGGGCGATTCTTTATTCCTTCCGCAATACCTGCCCGCCTGGAAGCCCGGAGCCAGCAACAGCGCCGTAACAGCCCTGCCCATCACCGGTGAAACCATCCAGGCCGCCGACCAAAAAATCGCCTATACAGGAGAATGGAAGCAAGACACCTTAGCTGTGCGCAGCGCTGCCATAAAAGGCAACACCTTTACCACAACCTTTACAGGCACACGTATATTATTATATAGCCTGGCACGGCCCGATGGTGGCTATGCCGGCATAACCCTACGCAACAGTAAAGACAAGCAAATACTGCATGCAACGGTTGACATGTATTCTCAATACCCCACCTCTACCCTTTCTTTTGCCAGCCCATCGCTACCGCGCGGCACCTATACTTTACAGGTAACGGTGTTAGGAGAAAACTGGTATTGGACAGATAAACGTAATGGCCGAACGGGCAGCAAAGGCTATAACATCAGTGTAGAAAAGATAATAGTAGAATAA
- a CDS encoding RagB/SusD family nutrient uptake outer membrane protein, with product MKRRNIYYYLLLAVVMHCTACNKFLDQEPVSAVTDPTSWKSDDDANSQVAGCYSLIRSAFNAACSFYTYGDLPTDYWGDVANGDYKNMYSVNWAISVSYAATGDPKLKLRVWTPFYTSVQQSNRCIHYLQQMPDEAFAGDTRKEQQARRNKYLAEAKFCRAFNYFYMSRVWGDVPLDTTYQDDISAITSDPRVAQEKVLQAAISDLNDARKWLDYKDGIAADRAVRADKGAVFTLLAHIYAWKGAYDSCRMACDSVILHGGYALVNGASYPSIYSGQSAESIFEIAQSAPTEAMSTDADGSIAKFTLATPYLPNIATPNWQISANMLGQLFSDTTDKRYVSEFTYVNSGSNKFYYCTKYSNISTVLANNVTYYLSKNNIVVFRLADIYLLRAEANAAAAAPDYGAAVADINKVRSRAGVKEFQVADIAGRTALIDSVTAERGRELFLEGSRYYDLVRNERLTGVSKFLFITHAEFLKGKYYWPVDPSLMITNTGLKQTPYWQQLLTN from the coding sequence ATGAAACGGAGAAATATATATTACTACCTGTTGCTGGCTGTGGTGATGCACTGCACCGCCTGTAATAAGTTTTTGGACCAGGAGCCTGTAAGTGCCGTTACAGACCCTACTTCCTGGAAATCGGACGATGATGCTAATTCGCAGGTAGCGGGTTGCTATTCGTTGATACGGTCGGCTTTTAATGCAGCCTGTTCTTTTTATACCTATGGCGATTTGCCTACTGACTATTGGGGGGATGTGGCTAATGGTGATTATAAAAACATGTACTCGGTTAACTGGGCCATTTCGGTGTCTTATGCTGCTACGGGAGATCCCAAGTTGAAATTGAGGGTGTGGACTCCTTTTTATACTTCTGTTCAGCAAAGCAACCGTTGTATCCATTATCTGCAACAGATGCCGGATGAAGCTTTTGCCGGGGATACCCGCAAAGAGCAGCAAGCCCGTAGAAACAAGTACCTGGCCGAAGCTAAGTTTTGCCGTGCCTTTAATTATTTCTATATGAGCCGTGTATGGGGCGATGTGCCACTGGATACTACTTACCAGGATGATATTTCGGCTATTACCAGCGATCCGCGTGTGGCACAGGAAAAGGTGTTGCAGGCTGCTATCAGTGATTTAAACGATGCCCGTAAATGGCTGGATTATAAAGACGGAATTGCTGCCGATCGCGCGGTGCGTGCCGATAAAGGTGCCGTGTTTACTTTGCTGGCGCATATCTATGCCTGGAAAGGCGCTTACGACAGTTGCCGCATGGCTTGCGATTCGGTGATCCTGCATGGAGGATATGCATTGGTAAACGGAGCCAGCTATCCATCCATATACAGCGGCCAATCTGCCGAGAGTATTTTTGAAATAGCGCAAAGTGCTCCCACCGAAGCTATGAGCACGGATGCAGATGGTAGTATTGCCAAGTTTACATTGGCTACTCCTTATTTGCCTAACATAGCTACTCCTAACTGGCAAATCAGCGCCAATATGCTGGGACAGTTGTTTTCCGATACCACGGATAAAAGGTATGTAAGTGAGTTCACGTATGTAAACTCCGGTTCTAACAAGTTTTACTATTGCACCAAGTATTCTAATATTTCTACTGTGTTGGCGAATAATGTTACCTATTATTTGTCGAAGAATAATATTGTGGTGTTCAGGCTGGCAGATATATACCTGTTGCGTGCAGAAGCCAATGCTGCGGCAGCGGCGCCGGACTACGGTGCGGCAGTTGCCGATATTAACAAGGTAAGAAGCCGTGCCGGTGTGAAGGAGTTTCAGGTAGCAGATATAGCCGGAAGAACTGCCCTGATTGATTCTGTAACGGCTGAAAGAGGCCGGGAGTTGTTTCTGGAAGGAAGCAGGTATTACGACCTGGTGCGTAATGAACGCTTAACCGGTGTGAGTAAATTTTTATTTATCACTCATGCTGAGTTTCTGAAAGGGAAATATTATTGGCCGGTAGATCCTTCTTTAATGATTACCAACACCGGGTTAAAGCAAACGCCTTACTGGCAGCAACTGTTAACCAACTAG
- a CDS encoding SusC/RagA family TonB-linked outer membrane protein, which translates to MRRVQPITGMAKTCFISLCLCFLMLASQAQEKRKLTGHVQEANGAPVIGATIQDGNGKHLAQTDKNGDFTIDVLSTLKSIKVNYVGYKPLSVAVDKLGKIVLTQASAALDDVVIVGYGTQSRKKVTGAISSLSGDVIKNTPAVSFDAMLEGRIPNVSVQSSSGEPGAKTNIIIRGSTNVDYGNANGGNTQPLYVIDGVIFDLNNMVGSYSLANPLSLINPNDIETIDVLKDASAAAIYGARGGNGVIIVKTRRAPSNRPQVSFNAYGGLVTSPRLMSVITGNAERGAKLQLLNSQLGYGDIYNGNIPIQLTDSLNPAFNNSVDWQGMLLREATYLNNEELTVAGGFDNKNNYRFGINHYNEQGAVRGYGIDRIAPNLDLQLNPAPKMSVGLTLQMSKERRNHGAGIAGNPYLFTSWVFPTSLAQLSQKLVELYSGKGNRFDDNNLFLYNTSVRLTDTITRDLSLTTVYGMNNTIDKYAYFSPKELNGIQNVAYDISASNPNWTWETYAQYFKHIGNHNLALVGGFSAYQAKQYYTSSSAAGINVSGVYTLQTVPAGANLNTYSSIQTKTTQSYYGRFDYDYKGKYMLAGSLRRDASSIYSRDHRWGTFYAVSAGWNVADEAFFEPLKKVVNTFKIRASYGVTGQDPGSWYAKYQQLYADAGFYGATTGSLGGTATSPYLTGTPSTYNGTTVVSPYPFGNWYSSSATKSSNDVRWERYPQLDIGVDWSMFNNRVNFVVDWYQKDSKDKYLWMIPAGATTGYAYYSGNYADLTNRGLEISVNTNNMGPKSDFQWNTNFNISFNDGFITRLPNGGQDLLYGESWWQKTLSMGEPLFTYRDYITSGVYATEADVPTDPITGKKMTYMGSTMHAGDSKIIDQNGDYNINLDDKVNTGKSAMPRVTGGFTNTFSYKGFSLSIFANYSLGNYLINGTFSDALNGSGAYSAWGSVAGPAGVYSNMLNQFWQTSGDQTTYPRLVYGTGSTAQDPWNVARDYFLNKGGYLKIQQITAGYILPNQLANRLHVRRIRVYASVNNVHTFRQSKALVDPTVFDYTTGSSNVTYPTSVKTIVGLNVDL; encoded by the coding sequence ATGCGACGGGTACAACCTATTACAGGCATGGCGAAAACATGCTTTATCTCGCTATGTCTATGCTTTCTCATGCTGGCATCCCAGGCACAGGAAAAAAGAAAACTGACAGGGCACGTTCAGGAAGCCAATGGCGCACCGGTTATCGGGGCCACCATACAGGACGGGAACGGTAAGCACCTGGCCCAGACCGACAAAAATGGCGACTTTACTATTGATGTGCTTAGTACCCTAAAAAGTATTAAGGTAAACTACGTAGGGTATAAACCATTATCTGTTGCGGTAGATAAGCTGGGTAAAATTGTGTTAACACAGGCATCCGCTGCTTTGGATGATGTGGTGATTGTGGGCTATGGCACCCAATCGCGCAAGAAGGTAACAGGCGCTATTTCTTCTTTAAGCGGTGATGTTATTAAAAACACGCCTGCCGTAAGTTTTGATGCCATGTTGGAAGGCCGCATACCTAACGTAAGTGTGCAGTCCAGTTCGGGCGAACCGGGGGCTAAAACCAATATTATTATACGGGGTTCTACCAACGTAGACTATGGCAACGCCAATGGGGGTAATACCCAGCCTTTGTATGTGATAGATGGAGTAATATTTGATTTGAATAACATGGTGGGCTCGTACTCGCTGGCTAACCCGTTAAGCCTGATTAACCCCAACGATATTGAAACGATTGATGTATTAAAAGATGCTTCGGCAGCTGCCATTTATGGTGCCCGGGGTGGTAACGGGGTAATTATTGTAAAAACCCGCCGTGCACCTTCCAACCGTCCGCAGGTGAGTTTCAATGCGTATGGGGGGCTGGTTACCTCACCCAGGCTTATGTCGGTAATTACGGGTAATGCCGAGCGTGGGGCCAAGCTACAGTTATTAAACAGCCAGTTGGGCTATGGAGATATTTACAATGGTAATATTCCCATTCAACTAACCGATAGTTTAAACCCGGCATTTAATAATAGTGTAGACTGGCAGGGTATGTTGTTACGGGAAGCTACTTACCTGAACAATGAAGAGTTAACTGTGGCGGGTGGCTTTGATAATAAAAATAACTATCGCTTTGGCATTAACCACTACAACGAGCAGGGGGCTGTGCGTGGGTATGGTATTGACCGTATAGCGCCCAACCTGGATTTGCAGTTGAACCCTGCCCCTAAAATGTCGGTAGGCTTAACGCTGCAAATGTCAAAGGAGCGACGTAATCACGGTGCTGGCATTGCGGGTAACCCGTATTTGTTCACCTCCTGGGTGTTTCCTACTTCTTTGGCCCAGCTGTCGCAAAAGCTGGTGGAATTATATTCCGGGAAGGGCAACCGGTTTGATGATAACAACCTGTTCTTATACAATACCAGTGTGCGCCTGACGGATACCATCACCCGCGATCTGTCACTGACAACGGTGTATGGTATGAATAACACGATAGACAAATACGCGTATTTTTCGCCCAAAGAGTTGAATGGTATTCAGAATGTGGCTTATGATATTTCTGCGTCCAACCCTAACTGGACCTGGGAAACCTACGCGCAATATTTTAAGCACATAGGCAATCATAACCTTGCGCTGGTGGGTGGTTTTTCGGCTTACCAGGCAAAGCAGTACTACACCAGCAGTTCTGCGGCGGGTATCAATGTATCGGGCGTGTATACGCTGCAAACGGTTCCTGCAGGCGCTAATCTGAATACGTATTCTTCTATTCAAACCAAAACCACGCAATCGTATTATGGCCGTTTCGATTACGATTACAAAGGCAAATACATGCTGGCGGGTTCGTTAAGAAGGGATGCCAGCTCTATCTACAGCCGCGATCATCGCTGGGGTACTTTCTATGCCGTATCGGCAGGATGGAATGTGGCAGATGAAGCATTTTTCGAGCCTTTGAAAAAGGTGGTGAATACATTTAAAATACGCGCCAGCTATGGCGTTACCGGGCAAGATCCTGGTTCGTGGTATGCCAAGTACCAGCAGTTATATGCTGATGCGGGCTTTTACGGAGCCACCACAGGTTCGCTGGGTGGCACGGCCACAAGTCCTTATTTAACCGGAACGCCCTCTACCTATAATGGCACTACGGTGGTGTCGCCCTATCCGTTTGGTAACTGGTATAGCAGCAGCGCTACCAAATCGAGCAATGATGTGCGCTGGGAGCGTTACCCGCAGCTGGATATAGGTGTGGACTGGTCTATGTTTAACAACAGGGTGAACTTTGTAGTGGACTGGTATCAAAAAGATTCAAAAGATAAATATTTATGGATGATTCCGGCAGGAGCTACCACGGGGTATGCTTACTATTCCGGTAACTATGCCGATTTAACTAACCGTGGCTTAGAAATTTCGGTAAACACCAACAACATGGGGCCTAAATCGGATTTCCAGTGGAATACCAACTTTAATATCTCTTTCAACGATGGGTTTATTACGCGTTTGCCCAATGGGGGACAGGATTTGTTATATGGTGAATCGTGGTGGCAAAAAACGCTTTCTATGGGCGAGCCGTTGTTTACCTACCGCGATTATATTACCAGTGGTGTGTATGCTACGGAAGCCGATGTGCCTACTGACCCTATCACCGGTAAAAAGATGACTTATATGGGCTCGACCATGCACGCCGGGGATAGTAAAATAATAGATCAGAATGGTGATTATAATATCAACCTGGATGATAAAGTAAATACGGGTAAAAGTGCTATGCCGCGTGTTACCGGTGGTTTTACCAACACGTTTTCCTATAAAGGTTTCAGCCTTTCGATATTCGCCAATTATTCGCTGGGTAATTATTTAATCAATGGTACTTTTTCTGATGCTTTAAATGGTAGTGGTGCTTACTCAGCCTGGGGCAGCGTGGCTGGCCCGGCAGGTGTATACAGTAATATGCTCAACCAGTTCTGGCAAACCAGCGGCGATCAAACCACGTATCCACGCCTGGTGTATGGCACTGGCAGCACTGCGCAGGACCCCTGGAATGTGGCCCGGGACTATTTCTTAAACAAAGGCGGGTATTTGAAAATTCAGCAGATAACGGCGGGTTATATATTGCCTAACCAGTTGGCGAATCGTTTACATGTAAGGCGTATTCGTGTGTATGCTTCTGTCAACAACGTGCATACGTTCAGACAGTCTAAAGCGCTGGTTGATCCTACGGTGTTTGATTATACCACAGGATCGAGCAACGTTACGTATCCTACCAGTGTAAAAACAATTGTAGGGTTAAATGTCGATTTGTAA